In the genome of Bacillus thuringiensis, the window CTGAAATGAATGTTTCTGGTACAGAGGTTATTGTTTATGATGTAGGTGGCAAAATTGCTGGTCAGGTGAAAAATCCTAATACGGGTGAAGTGATGTCTGTACCAGAGGAACAATTAAATGCTAACGGAATGAACGCGACTCAAGGAATGGTAGATAATTTAGAGATTCCATCGGAAATTTTAAATAAAGTAAAGATGGAGAAAAGTGGAGATAATTATAAACTGAAGTTTGCATTAAAAGGGCAAGAGACAGAGAGTATGCTAGCTAGTATGGATGAAAAGCAGAAACAAATGCTACAAGGCCAAAATGCAAAGATAGAAGAAATAGATGGGGAATATATTATTACAAAAGATTTTAAATATGAATCAGCAAAGATAGATATGGTTATGAGTAGCAATGGTAAGGATAAAGCGCACATTATTACGGATGCAAAGTTTACATCGTATGATAAATTTGATCCAATACAATTGCCAGCAGCAAAGTAATCACTGTCAAGAGAGGTACCTGAAAGAACGGGTATCTCTTTTTGTTGCTAATAAGGAGAGTGTCCTTTGAAAAAAAGAAAGATAGCAGTGGTCATTGTCGCATATACGGTTTTGCTTGCAACGTCTGTACATACGTATAAAAAACAAATTGATCATCCTATTATGAGTGATGTAGGTAAATTGCTTCCGACAAAAATAAAACGTGTTGAAAGTGCTACGGAAGAGCACTCGTTAATAAAATTAGTGCGAGATGCAAAAGTTTCAGGAGAGAAAATTTCCATTGCAGGCATGCAACATAGCCAAGGAGGACAGACATATTATCCGAATGGCACGATGCTCGATATGAAAGGATATAATAAAATATTAGAATTCGATCCAGAGAAGAAGCGGATTACAGTTCAAAGTGGTGTCACGTGGAATGATATTCAGAAGAAAATAAATCCATATGGCCTTGCGGTACAGGTCATGCAGTCTCAAAATATTTTTACTGTTGGTGGTTCATTAAGTGTAAATGTACACGGGCGTGATATTCGTCATGAGGCACTAATTGATACAGTAGAGTCATTCAGATTGTTAATGGCAGATGGCACGGTATGTAATGTAAGTAGAGAAGAAAATGTAGAGTTATTTCCATATGTCATTGGTGGTTACGGTTTATTTGGAGTTATTTTAGATGTGACGCTGAAGTTAACAGATGATGAATTATATGAAATGCACACGAGAATGATAGATTATAAAGAATACGCATCTTATTTCAAAGAGAAAGTGAAAAGAGATGAGAATGTTCGTATGCACTTAGCGCGTATTTCTGTTGCTCCAAATTCATTTTTAAAAGAGATGTATGTGACGGATTATACTTTGGCACAAAATCAAAATATGAGAGAAGAGTACAGTGAATTAAAGGAAGAAAATATTATAGCTGCACCTAAATTTTTACTTGGGTTATCACGTTATAGTGATTGGGGAAAGAATACATTTTGGGATATACAAAGAGGTTATTTTGAACGTACAGATGGAAAGTATGAGACGCGTAATAATGTTATGAGATCAGATAGTGCTTTTATGGAATATGAAAATCCAAATAGGACCGAAGTGTTACAAGAATACTTTGTGCCTATAGATGCTTTCACGGAGTATATAGATGATTTACGTAACGCATTAAATGAAGAAGAGTTTAATTTACTCAACATTACGATTCGTTACGTGGAAAAGAATGAAAATGCAGTTTTGTCCTATGCGAAAGATGATATGTTTGCGCTGGTTCTTTTGATTAACCAGGGACGCTCAGAGAGTGAGATAAAGAAAACAGAGGATGTCATTCGGAAGATGATTGATGTTACTTTAAAGCATAACGGTAGTTACTATTTGCCGTATTATTCTTATCCAACGAAAGAGCAGTTAAAGAGGGCATATCCTCGTATTGAAGAATTTCTCAAGAAAAAGAAGGAAGTAGATTCAGAAGAGAGATTTGTGAATTTATTTTATAGGGAGTATACGAAATGACATATAGAAGATTTGTGGCTTCGCAAAGTATCATCATGATGGCAGGAAGTATGGTATTTCCTTTTTATATATTATTGCTTCGAAACGTTGGAAATAGCTTCTCGCAATTTGGCTGGGCGTATGGCTTATTTGCTTTAACATCAGCACTTGTATATCCACTAGTGGGAAAGATATCTGATCAAGTAGGGGATAAAAAATTATTAATAATATACGCTTGGTCCATGGCAATCTTAATGCTTTGCTTTCCGATTGCCACGGAAGTATGGCATGTGTATATTCTTCAAATTGTAATGGGAGTTTTAGGTGCTGTGCAGCGTAATACTGAGAAGACTTCATTAGCACGAAAGGTTGCGCAGGAAAAGGCTGGTTATGAGATTGGAAAATACCATGTGTGGACATCCATTGGCGGAGCAGTAGCGGTTATTGCCACGGGATATTTAGTAGATTTCTTTACGATTGGTACAATTTTTTATATTGCATCTATTCTATATGTAGTGAGCGGGATTGTATTAAGTAGTAAAAAAATATAACTATTCCTATTTTCACCTTAATACCCTTTATTTGTTATACTAAAAGGGAATACAAAAGAAAAGGGGACAGTGCCTTTGATGAAATTTGTAGTTTTAGCTATTCTTACTTTGTTTTTGATTCCATGGACAAGAAGCAGTAGTAAGCTTCGAGCAGTGGATAAGAAGGGAGATAAGAAGGTTGTAAAGGGTAAGAAATCATCTATTTTAGTTATTCCTGTTTTATTTTGGATAGGTATTGCAATCTATGAATACTTTTGGCTAATTGATGATCGAGTAGATTCGATTCTTACTCATTATTCTGTTGCAGTAGCAATTTTAATTGGGCTTGTTTTATTTTCACAAGATCAAATAGGGAAATTAGAAGGTACGCTAAAAGGACTTCTAATGTTTATTTTACTCGCAAGTTACGGCTACTTTGGTTATTTGCACGATATAGTAATCTCGCAAAAGAAATATGATTCTGTTGTTAAGGTAGAGAAAGATATTTCAGAGCCATTTACTGAAAATGACCAGCCGTTTACAGTGCCGCCAAAGACAGCGGAGAATAAGATGAAAAAAGTATTTGGTGATATTCCGAAAGTAGCTTATTTTGAGCTAGGAGAATTAACGCCACAAATGGTAAACGGCGAAGCTTTATATGTAGCGCCAATTGAAGTTTCAGGATTTTTTAAAGCGCGTAAAGCTGAGACAATTCCAGGGTATGTAACGATGTCAGGTACGAATCCTGATGCGGAAGCGAAACTGCACCTCGGTTATAAAATGAAATATGTGCCAAGCATGTTTTTTGGTAATAAGTTAGAGCGTGTGGTAAGGCAAGCAGAACCAAATTTAATCTTTAAAGGAAAACCTAAATTTGAGGTTGATGATAAAGGAAAACCATATTATACAATGACGTATGGTGAATTTATTTCAGGAAGATCTGGATTTGAGGTAGAAGGTGTTGTCGTAGTAGATGCACAAACAGGTGAAGTGAAAAGATATAATAAAGGAAAGGCACCTAAATTTGTTGATGGTGTATTAAATCATGAGACTGCATCTACGTTAAATACGTACTTTGGTAAATATATTCACGGATTTTGGAATACGAAATTCTCACAAACAGATATGAAAATTCCGACTGAGTGGGGAACGAAAGAAGGCGTGACCCCGATCTTTGGTAAAGATGGAACACTGTATTATTTTACAGACTTTACTTCTCCAAAAGAAGGAGTAGATTCAGCCCTAGGCTATTCATTAGTAGATGCACGCACAGGCAAGCTATATTACTATAATGGAAAAGAAGTAAAGGGGATTATGGATGGTTCAGCAGCTACAGAAGTAGTAGATAATTCCTTTAAGAGAGAGAAATGGCATGGGACAATGCCTGTCATTTATAACGTATACGGAAAACCAGCTTGGATTATTCCGGTTGTTGATGACGGAGGCCTAGTACGTGCACATACAGTTGTATATGCTGCTAATGCAAAAATATTTGCGACAGGTTCTTCGCAGAAAGAAGCGCTTGAGAATTATAAAAACGTAATGAGTGGTAATGGTGATACCTTTAGACCAACCTCAACAGGAAAAGAAGCGCAAAAAGAAGGTATTGTACAACGTGTATATAAAGAGAAATCAGGTGAAAATACAATCGTGTACGTACTTTTAGAGAATGAACAAAAGGTATTTATGATACCGGTGAAGAAATTCCCGTATGCTATGTTTACAGAAGTAGGAGACCCAATTCAAATTACATATTTAGATACAGGAGAGATGATGGCCTCGGTATCTAAATTTACGAATAGCAATGTGAAAAAGTAAAGCGATAGAATTTCTATCGCTTTTTTTTACATTATGAAAGAGGAAAATGCGCTGTACTTGACGTATGTTTATGATGTAACTATAATTGTTACGATTCAGTGTATATAGGAAAGGGTGAATTGAAAAAGTGAATGAAGTTAATCACGAAATATATAAACCTGTAAAGGCAAACAGGTTATGGATGATTCTTGTATTAGGAACACTTACGGCGATTGGGCCATTATCTATTGATATGTATTTGCCTTCATTACCGAAGTTAACGGATGACTTGCAAACAGGTGCATCCCTAGCGCAGCTTACATTAACAGCTTGTTTGCTTGGGTTGTCAGTAGGACAATTATTTGTTGGCTCAATTAGCGATATTTACGGAAGACGCAAACCACTTATTATTGCTCTTATTATTTATATTGCTTCTTCTTTACTTTGTGCTGTTGCGCCATCTATTTGGACATTAGTATTATTGCGCTTCCTACAAGGAGCTTCAGGATCAGCCGGGATTGTTATATCACGTGCAATGGTACGTGATATGTACTCAGGTTCTGAAATGACGAAGTTTTTCTCACTGCTTATGTTAGTAAACGGAGCAGCACCTATTTTGGCACCAATCATTGGAGGGCAATTATTACAGTTTACAACGTGGCGCGGTGTTTTCATCGTTCTTGGAGCAATTAGCGTATTCATGTTAATCTCAGCTACTTTTGTATTGCGTGAAACATTACCTCCTGAAGAAAGAGAAACGGGTGGTTTGTCAGGGACTTTGGCGACGTACGGAAAATTGTTAAAGGACCGTCTGTTTATGGGATATGCATTGTCACAAGGATTAGTAACAGCGGCAATGTTTGCATACATTTCGGGCTCACCATTTGTGTTGCAGAACATATACGGAGCATCGCCACAGCAATTTAGTTTATTCTTTGCGATTAACGGCATCGGTATTATTATTGCTAGTCAGATAACGGGTCGTTTAGCGGGGAAAGTGAATGAGAAGACATTATTTGTTGCTGGTATTATTATCGCAGCTGTTGGTGGCCTATCTTTACTACTGACAATCGTACTAGGAATAGGTTTAATCGGTGTTTTATGTTCGTTATTCCTTGTTGTATCAAGTGTCGGGGTGGTATCAACAACTGGGTTCTCATTAGCGATGAGAAATCAAAAACAAGCTGCAGGAACAGCATCAGCTTTATTAGGCTTATTACAGTTCATTTCAGGAGCGCTTGTTGCACCTCTAGTAGGTATTGGTGGGAGTAATACAGCGTTACCGATGGGTGTTGTTATTGCGCTTTGTGAAGTAGGAGCAGTATTATGTTATCTATTTATGGCCAGAAGAAGTGAGAAGCAGTTTGAACTGCAACAAAGACAAAATTTAGAGGCTTAACAAAAAAGAACTGATTCAAAGGGAATGTTTGAATCAGTTCTTTTTTTCATTTTTTTGAAATACCTCATACATATTATTCATGATCGTATCATATAAAACAGCAAGTTTATCCCACACCCAGCGATTACTATCGACTTCTTTTTCCCCGCAGTCGATAATATCGGTATGGTCCGTAATTTTATACGCTTTTTTAACGATAATAGGAGCAATCTTCGGTATACGTGGGATTTCTTTTAAGATATCTGCGAAGTTTCCAATGTAGACATGACCGATGATTTCGATTGTTAATGATTTATCCGATATATTTAGCACGGTATGAAATTGATTTGTATGTTGTTGTTTTAAATATTGAGCTAACTTAAATGGAGCATGCTTCTTCTTTAATACGCGGCGAAGGCTCTCTGTATTTTCGATATGAAGTGATTTTTCGCGAATAAGGACACGAATATCTTCTCCCATAAAAGGCATTGTGTTGTACATAGATGATTCTCCTTAAAAACTTACATATGTTTGCGTTATGCATATGTAAGTCTAGCATGGTTTGTTCTTTATGTGTGCTTACAGTTTTGTAAGGTGATGTAGTAAAGCATTGCAAAAGTTATTTGTATAAAGTGACGATACTGTGACAAACATGTTGGTATATATATTACGATGTCGTCTTAAGTGTAAAAAGTAGGGCGTTCTCGGTATAATAACAAGTGGAGATAAAAGAAACTATAATGAGTAATAGCTGTAGATAAAAGGAGAAGAAGAGATGAAGAAGGTTTTGGGTATTGCTGTAATGGGAAGTATGCTCCTTCTAGCAGGGTGTAATGGAAATAAAGATACGAAAGAAACGAAAGAAAAGGTAGAGCAATCTGCTGAACAAACAGAAGAGATGAAAGAATACCTTGCAGTACATGAAAAATACGATATAAAAATGAATAAAGAAATTAATAAAGCACTGCAGTTATTTGAAGTGGCAAAAGAAAAGGGCGGTAAGGAAATAACGAATGCTACATATAAAGAAGATGTGCAAAAGGTAACAACGAGCATGTTAGAAGATATTGATCATATACGTAAAGAAATTCGTGTGCCGAAGTCGAAAGAGCAAGAACATGAAGTATATGTTGGTTTCTTGAATGAATCGGAACAAGCGATGAAAAAATTACAGAAGTTAGCTAAAGAAGAAGATTCATCGTTGATTCGTGATATAGAAATTAATTTTGCAACAGCATCGACATACTATAAACGTTTTCAAGCAGAAACGAAAAAATAACCTTGCCTGTGCAAGGTTATTTTTTCTTCTTACCATCTCCGTCTGCATCCTCGGATACTAATATATTCTGTTCTTCGTGAAATTCGGAAATAGTTTGCCCGGTAATATTATCGAAAGGGGTATAAGAAAGAAGTGATACGTTTCTTTTTAATAAAGAGTTTATAGAAGCCGATGATGACAAGTATAACGATAGTTAAGGATAATCCTATAGTAGCAAGAAGTAAGGGATCCATCTTATAACTCCTTTAACATCATTTCTTGTTATGATAAGCCGAAAACTGTAATTTCGATAAAAGAATTAAAAACTGATTTTTCTAAATTTATCCAATTTGATTGACTTTTCAATTTTTCAGAATTATAATTCGAAATATACAATTTGAACCAAATAATAATATAGCAATTTACTTATCCAGAGAGGTAGAGGGACTGGCCCTATGACACCTCAGCAGCGGGTTCTGTAATAGGAACACCGTGCTAATTCCAGCAAGCAAGTCTTGAAAGATAAGTGATGGGCCTTTGTTTGTTAAGCCTTGATCTTATTTTTTAAGATCAAGGCTTTTTGTATTCTAAAAAGAGAAAAGGGAGTAATGGAAAAAGTACATTCATAAAACAAAGTAAATTCATGTGTTTAGGGGGTTATTGAAGTGTATGTAATTAAAAAATTATCGGTTATGGTGTTCACACTATGGGTTATTACGACAGTGACATTTCTAATTATGCATATTATTCCGGGAGATCCATTTTCATCAGATGCAAAAATCTTTCCTGAAGAAGTGATCCAAAACATGAGAGCGAAGTATCACCTTGATGAACCGTTATGGAATCAATATGTTGCTTATTTAGACGGTGTAGTTCATTTTGATTTTGGTGAATCTGTTCAATCAACCGGGCAAGGTGTATCAGAAATTATAACAACTGGCTTTGGTCCATCAGCAATTATTGGTCTACAAGCACTTGTTATTTCATTGTTGGTAGGAATTGCGGCAGGGACATTTGCTGCTCTATATCATGGGAGAGTAATTGACTATAGTGTGAGTTTGCTCGCAATTCTAGGTATTTCTATTCCAAGTTTTATTTTAGCACCACTATTTATACAAGTATTTGCTATCCAATTTGAGTTTTTACCAGTAGCCTCTTGGGGAACATTCGAACATACGGTATTGCCATCCTTTGCATTAGCGTTAGGGCCAATTGCAGTTATTACAAGGTTTGTTCGTTCTAATATGATCGAAGTACTGCAGAGTGATTATATTAAGCTAGCAAGAGCAAAAGGTATACCAATTAAGAAGATTATTATAAGACATGCTCTTCGAAATGCGATTGTTCCAGTACTTACATTTGTGGGACCGTTAATGGCTGGACTTTTAACAGGGACTTTCGTTATTGAAAAAATCTTTTCAATTCCTGGCCTAGGAAAATATTTCGTAGATAGTATTTTTAACCGAGACTATCCGGTGATTATGGGAACAACGATTTTCTATAGTGCATTATTAATTGCTTGTATTTTCATTACAGATATTATTCACCGCATTGTTGATCCGCGTATTCGTTCTATTACATAAGGAGGGGGGATATTTAAATGGGAGCTTATGAAATTAATGAACAGTTATTAACGAAAGAAGAGAAAAAAGAATTAACGATAAATAAAAATCAGCAAACGATTAGCAGAAAGAAAGAAGTGTTTCGTAAGTTTATATCGAATCCAATCGCAGTGTTAGGAACAGTGACGTTATTGCTAATTATTGTTTTCTCGCTTATTGGCGAAAGTTTAACTTCATTTACTGCGAGTGAACAAGTAAAAGAGGCAACAAATTTACCGCCGAGTAGTGAACATTGGTTTGGAACAGATGATCTAGGGAGAGATATTTGGGCACGTACTTGGGCTGGTGGGAAGATTTCACTAACAGTTGGATTAGTAGCAGCTGCCCTCGATATAGGGCTTGGTGTACTGATTGGTGGATTTAGTGGATATGTGAGAGGGCGTAATCGCCTTGGAACGTTAATTGATGAGTGGATTATAAGAGGAATTGAAGTATTATACGGCATCCCATATTTATTAATTGTTATTTTACTATTAATTGTTATGAAACCAGGTCTTTTCACCATTATTATCGCCCTTGCATTAACGGGATGGATTGGAATGGCTCGTCT includes:
- a CDS encoding ABC transporter permease — translated: MGAYEINEQLLTKEEKKELTINKNQQTISRKKEVFRKFISNPIAVLGTVTLLLIIVFSLIGESLTSFTASEQVKEATNLPPSSEHWFGTDDLGRDIWARTWAGGKISLTVGLVAAALDIGLGVLIGGFSGYVRGRNRLGTLIDEWIIRGIEVLYGIPYLLIVILLLIVMKPGLFTIIIALALTGWIGMARLIRAQVLSLKQREFVIAAERLGTSHMKIIYGHLIPNLTGIIIVNLSFTIPAAIFSESFLSFIGLGVQSPAASWGTMTNDALGTLLSGEWWQLFFPAIMIALIMFAFNAIGDGLQDAIDPKIVKRNRKEKKHGTNLIFRKRNVSR
- a CDS encoding DUF3981 domain-containing protein, which codes for MKFVVLAILTLFLIPWTRSSSKLRAVDKKGDKKVVKGKKSSILVIPVLFWIGIAIYEYFWLIDDRVDSILTHYSVAVAILIGLVLFSQDQIGKLEGTLKGLLMFILLASYGYFGYLHDIVISQKKYDSVVKVEKDISEPFTENDQPFTVPPKTAENKMKKVFGDIPKVAYFELGELTPQMVNGEALYVAPIEVSGFFKARKAETIPGYVTMSGTNPDAEAKLHLGYKMKYVPSMFFGNKLERVVRQAEPNLIFKGKPKFEVDDKGKPYYTMTYGEFISGRSGFEVEGVVVVDAQTGEVKRYNKGKAPKFVDGVLNHETASTLNTYFGKYIHGFWNTKFSQTDMKIPTEWGTKEGVTPIFGKDGTLYYFTDFTSPKEGVDSALGYSLVDARTGKLYYYNGKEVKGIMDGSAATEVVDNSFKREKWHGTMPVIYNVYGKPAWIIPVVDDGGLVRAHTVVYAANAKIFATGSSQKEALENYKNVMSGNGDTFRPTSTGKEAQKEGIVQRVYKEKSGENTIVYVLLENEQKVFMIPVKKFPYAMFTEVGDPIQITYLDTGEMMASVSKFTNSNVKK
- a CDS encoding DUF6612 family protein; translation: MKKLILISSLVLAVGLGVGCSNEETKKTDEPKKEAVQKEKELTAKDVFNKANEAFKNEENVTMTYDVGIKAEGTEMNVMKAKMQLEPKKKNSRSEMNVSGTEVIVYDVGGKIAGQVKNPNTGEVMSVPEEQLNANGMNATQGMVDNLEIPSEILNKVKMEKSGDNYKLKFALKGQETESMLASMDEKQKQMLQGQNAKIEEIDGEYIITKDFKYESAKIDMVMSSNGKDKAHIITDAKFTSYDKFDPIQLPAAK
- a CDS encoding multidrug effflux MFS transporter, which translates into the protein MEKVNEVNHEIYKPVKANRLWMILVLGTLTAIGPLSIDMYLPSLPKLTDDLQTGASLAQLTLTACLLGLSVGQLFVGSISDIYGRRKPLIIALIIYIASSLLCAVAPSIWTLVLLRFLQGASGSAGIVISRAMVRDMYSGSEMTKFFSLLMLVNGAAPILAPIIGGQLLQFTTWRGVFIVLGAISVFMLISATFVLRETLPPEERETGGLSGTLATYGKLLKDRLFMGYALSQGLVTAAMFAYISGSPFVLQNIYGASPQQFSLFFAINGIGIIIASQITGRLAGKVNEKTLFVAGIIIAAVGGLSLLLTIVLGIGLIGVLCSLFLVVSSVGVVSTTGFSLAMRNQKQAAGTASALLGLLQFISGALVAPLVGIGGSNTALPMGVVIALCEVGAVLCYLFMARRSEKQFELQQRQNLEA
- a CDS encoding ABC transporter permease, with protein sequence MYVIKKLSVMVFTLWVITTVTFLIMHIIPGDPFSSDAKIFPEEVIQNMRAKYHLDEPLWNQYVAYLDGVVHFDFGESVQSTGQGVSEIITTGFGPSAIIGLQALVISLLVGIAAGTFAALYHGRVIDYSVSLLAILGISIPSFILAPLFIQVFAIQFEFLPVASWGTFEHTVLPSFALALGPIAVITRFVRSNMIEVLQSDYIKLARAKGIPIKKIIIRHALRNAIVPVLTFVGPLMAGLLTGTFVIEKIFSIPGLGKYFVDSIFNRDYPVIMGTTIFYSALLIACIFITDIIHRIVDPRIRSIT
- a CDS encoding MFS transporter — translated: MTYRRFVASQSIIMMAGSMVFPFYILLLRNVGNSFSQFGWAYGLFALTSALVYPLVGKISDQVGDKKLLIIYAWSMAILMLCFPIATEVWHVYILQIVMGVLGAVQRNTEKTSLARKVAQEKAGYEIGKYHVWTSIGGAVAVIATGYLVDFFTIGTIFYIASILYVVSGIVLSSKKI
- a CDS encoding FAD-binding oxidoreductase → MKKRKIAVVIVAYTVLLATSVHTYKKQIDHPIMSDVGKLLPTKIKRVESATEEHSLIKLVRDAKVSGEKISIAGMQHSQGGQTYYPNGTMLDMKGYNKILEFDPEKKRITVQSGVTWNDIQKKINPYGLAVQVMQSQNIFTVGGSLSVNVHGRDIRHEALIDTVESFRLLMADGTVCNVSREENVELFPYVIGGYGLFGVILDVTLKLTDDELYEMHTRMIDYKEYASYFKEKVKRDENVRMHLARISVAPNSFLKEMYVTDYTLAQNQNMREEYSELKEENIIAAPKFLLGLSRYSDWGKNTFWDIQRGYFERTDGKYETRNNVMRSDSAFMEYENPNRTEVLQEYFVPIDAFTEYIDDLRNALNEEEFNLLNITIRYVEKNENAVLSYAKDDMFALVLLINQGRSESEIKKTEDVIRKMIDVTLKHNGSYYLPYYSYPTKEQLKRAYPRIEEFLKKKKEVDSEERFVNLFYREYTK